In Deinococcus misasensis DSM 22328, a single window of DNA contains:
- the cysS gene encoding cysteine--tRNA ligase, which translates to MPEIHLYNTLTRQKEPFTPTTPGHVGMYVCGPTVYSDAHLGHAKAQVSFDVVRRYLKHAGYKVRFVSNVTDVGHLTDDSDDGDDKILKRAALEKLEPMEIADKYYWSYFEDMTALNVLKPDITPRATGHVPEQIKLTQELVEKGYAYEVDGNVYFAVASYEPYGKLSGRKVEELLSGTREDIREEKRDPRDFALWKRAEKGHIMRWDSPWGEGFPGWHIECSAMSLKYLGENFDIHGGGMDLQFPHHEAEIAQAEAAGHPFARYWIHNNMVTVQGGEKMSKSKGNFTTLKDLFAKYDPMVVRFLLVSSHYRSITEFSEEPLRAAQSGYARLRDTMLEVKRRLESAPEGRHVALEGQLQQHVSTFNEALSDDFNTPEAVASLFNLTRDVNSALTGAVGKDTLQAVLDAYLALGGDVLGLFADQKSDAGNPEVIQTLMELVIEARQNYRATREFQKSDALRARLSAIGVVLEDTAQGTRWKIQ; encoded by the coding sequence ATGCCCGAGATTCACCTGTACAACACCCTGACCCGGCAGAAAGAACCTTTCACCCCCACCACCCCCGGCCATGTGGGCATGTACGTCTGCGGACCCACCGTTTACAGCGACGCCCACCTCGGGCATGCCAAAGCACAGGTTTCTTTCGACGTGGTGCGCAGGTACCTCAAACACGCAGGGTACAAAGTGCGCTTTGTCTCGAATGTGACCGATGTGGGCCACCTGACCGACGACAGCGACGATGGAGACGACAAAATCCTCAAACGTGCGGCTCTGGAAAAACTGGAGCCCATGGAAATTGCCGACAAGTACTACTGGTCTTACTTCGAGGACATGACTGCCCTGAATGTCCTCAAACCAGACATCACCCCCAGAGCCACCGGACATGTTCCTGAGCAAATTAAACTGACCCAAGAGCTCGTCGAAAAAGGCTATGCCTACGAGGTGGATGGCAACGTGTACTTCGCGGTGGCCAGCTATGAACCTTATGGAAAACTTTCGGGCCGCAAAGTGGAAGAACTGCTCTCGGGCACCCGTGAAGACATCCGCGAAGAGAAACGGGATCCCAGAGATTTTGCCCTCTGGAAACGGGCAGAAAAAGGCCACATCATGCGCTGGGACTCCCCCTGGGGAGAGGGTTTTCCGGGTTGGCACATCGAATGCTCTGCCATGAGCCTCAAGTACCTCGGAGAGAACTTCGACATTCACGGTGGAGGGATGGACCTGCAATTCCCCCACCACGAAGCCGAAATTGCTCAGGCTGAGGCTGCAGGACATCCCTTCGCCCGTTACTGGATTCACAACAACATGGTGACCGTGCAGGGCGGCGAAAAGATGAGCAAGAGCAAAGGCAATTTCACCACCCTCAAAGACCTGTTTGCCAAATACGATCCGATGGTGGTGCGTTTCCTCTTGGTGTCCAGCCACTACCGCTCAATCACCGAATTCTCTGAAGAGCCCCTGCGTGCAGCCCAGAGCGGTTATGCCCGCCTGCGTGACACCATGCTGGAAGTCAAGCGCCGCCTTGAAAGTGCTCCAGAGGGTCGCCATGTTGCTCTGGAAGGCCAACTCCAACAGCATGTGTCCACCTTCAACGAAGCCCTCTCCGATGACTTCAACACACCCGAAGCGGTGGCTTCGTTGTTCAACCTCACCCGGGATGTCAACTCTGCCTTGACGGGTGCGGTGGGCAAAGACACCTTGCAAGCCGTGCTGGACGCTTACCTCGCTCTGGGTGGCGATGTGCTCGGCCTGTTCGCAGACCAGAAAAGCGATGCGGGCAACCCGGAGGTCATCCAGACCCTGATGGAACTGGTCATCGAAGCACGCCAGAACTACCGTGCCACCCGAGAATTTCAGAAGAGCGATGCCCTGCGTGCAAGACTTTCGGCCATTGGGGTGGTCTTGGAAGACACCGCTCAGGGCACCCGCTGGAAAATCCAGTAA
- a CDS encoding PaaI family thioesterase: protein MKPEMLTQMLATVPFNGWMNVQVTDLKPGEATCTLDPRKDLLNHIGTLHAAVQFGLAESACGVAIASSLPGGLMAYTPLITQVNFQYVAPLLGQGTARATIEPHALQTMLSELENAGKTRVNVQVEVSGEDGVVAGSGTLAWYVRKNQS from the coding sequence ATGAAACCCGAAATGCTGACCCAGATGCTGGCCACTGTCCCATTCAACGGCTGGATGAACGTCCAAGTCACCGACCTCAAACCCGGCGAAGCCACCTGCACCCTTGATCCCCGCAAAGACCTGCTGAACCACATCGGCACCCTGCATGCTGCTGTTCAGTTTGGGCTGGCCGAATCTGCTTGTGGGGTGGCCATTGCCAGCTCACTGCCCGGTGGCCTGATGGCCTACACCCCCCTGATCACACAGGTGAACTTCCAGTATGTGGCCCCCTTGCTGGGGCAAGGCACCGCCAGAGCCACCATCGAACCCCATGCCCTGCAAACCATGCTGTCTGAGCTGGAAAACGCTGGCAAAACCCGCGTGAATGTGCAGGTCGAGGTCTCTGGTGAAGATGGTGTGGTGGCTGGTTCGGGTACCCTTGCGTGGTACGTGCGCAAAAACCAGAGCTGA
- a CDS encoding alpha-amylase family glycosyl hydrolase, which produces MQKRHGLLALLTLALAACGQQSQQLPTAVEPSETSVSSQTVSGTAIDDWRQQVIYLLFTDRFANGNTANDNAGSANCFDPANARKFHGGDLAGLQGKLGYIKDLGATAIWTTPVYEQVGQQSDGSCGYHGYWPKYAYPANINIEPKLGTSTDLTNLINTMHNTTYNMKYIMDMVVNHAGVGAPIVSQQPSWIHPPKPQCSTLGDPDIYCDLYALPDFAQENSTVANYLTNISKQWVTTYNVDSIRMDTARHVPNTYWSGSWVPGINAAKANVFTFAEAFYDQNASDLTQFMDAGFDSVINFPLRKAFVDSIAKAGSLDILATKINSYVTTWGLNRSLLTINLLDNHDVARFINEPGFGVAEADIRKRYQLALGSLFTVPGIPQIYYGNEIGMYGGTDPDNRRDMPSWAWTDTGRATGGAGFLAGGATPKYTYDYTKKLVTIRKSNEALWKGTYTELWRPNGGQNVMAYYRGSGTNRIIVVLNTSTTTANINVPIQTSGISATDKSALTNGTVFTDQLGYGAPASATVTNGSLPVSIPAQSMAIYKAGAVVPPPPGTSVTFQVQASTFFGQSVHLVGNISQLGAWNTANSLAMTASNCSGSVCTWKVTTTLPAGAIQFKFIKKPGDGGASLTWEGGSNRSYTVPTTGPVTYNGGSWQP; this is translated from the coding sequence ATGCAAAAACGTCATGGTTTATTGGCCCTGTTGACCCTTGCTCTGGCAGCATGCGGACAGCAATCCCAGCAACTTCCCACTGCTGTTGAGCCCTCTGAAACCTCTGTGTCTTCCCAGACCGTTTCTGGTACCGCCATTGATGATTGGCGTCAACAGGTCATTTACCTGCTGTTCACCGACCGTTTTGCCAATGGCAACACTGCAAATGACAATGCTGGATCTGCAAACTGTTTTGATCCTGCCAATGCCCGCAAATTCCACGGCGGGGACCTTGCTGGTCTGCAAGGCAAACTGGGTTACATCAAAGACCTCGGTGCAACGGCCATCTGGACCACCCCCGTTTATGAGCAAGTCGGTCAGCAATCGGATGGCTCTTGCGGATACCACGGTTACTGGCCCAAGTATGCCTATCCTGCCAACATCAACATTGAACCCAAGCTCGGTACCTCGACCGACCTCACCAACCTGATCAACACCATGCACAACACCACCTACAACATGAAATACATCATGGACATGGTGGTCAACCACGCAGGTGTGGGTGCCCCCATCGTTTCCCAGCAACCCAGCTGGATTCACCCACCCAAACCCCAGTGCTCCACTCTGGGCGATCCAGACATTTACTGTGACCTGTACGCCCTGCCTGACTTCGCACAGGAAAACAGCACCGTTGCCAACTACCTGACCAACATCTCCAAGCAATGGGTCACCACCTACAACGTGGACTCCATCCGCATGGACACCGCCCGTCACGTTCCCAACACCTACTGGTCTGGCAGCTGGGTTCCCGGCATCAATGCCGCCAAAGCCAATGTCTTCACCTTCGCAGAGGCCTTCTACGACCAGAACGCCAGCGACCTGACCCAGTTCATGGATGCAGGGTTTGACTCGGTCATCAACTTCCCCCTGCGCAAAGCCTTCGTGGACTCCATCGCCAAAGCAGGCAGCCTGGACATTCTGGCCACCAAAATCAACAGCTATGTGACCACCTGGGGCCTCAACCGCTCCCTGTTGACCATCAACCTGCTGGACAACCATGATGTGGCCCGCTTCATCAATGAACCCGGTTTCGGCGTTGCAGAAGCAGACATCCGCAAACGCTACCAGCTGGCTCTGGGATCCCTGTTCACGGTTCCTGGCATTCCCCAGATTTACTACGGAAACGAAATCGGCATGTACGGTGGCACCGACCCCGACAACCGCCGCGACATGCCCAGCTGGGCATGGACCGACACAGGCCGTGCAACCGGAGGCGCAGGCTTCCTTGCAGGTGGAGCAACCCCCAAATACACCTACGATTACACCAAAAAACTGGTCACCATCCGCAAGAGCAACGAAGCCCTCTGGAAAGGCACCTACACCGAACTCTGGCGTCCCAACGGCGGTCAGAACGTGATGGCCTACTACCGCGGCAGTGGCACCAACCGCATCATCGTGGTCCTGAACACCTCCACCACCACCGCCAACATCAACGTGCCCATCCAGACCAGCGGCATCAGTGCAACAGACAAGTCTGCCCTGACCAACGGAACGGTCTTCACCGACCAACTCGGATATGGTGCTCCTGCAAGTGCCACCGTGACCAACGGCAGCCTGCCCGTCAGCATCCCTGCCCAGAGCATGGCCATCTACAAAGCGGGTGCTGTGGTGCCCCCACCTCCCGGAACCTCCGTCACCTTCCAGGTGCAAGCCAGCACCTTCTTCGGCCAGAGCGTGCATCTGGTGGGCAACATCAGCCAACTCGGTGCCTGGAACACCGCAAACTCCCTCGCCATGACCGCCAGCAACTGCTCTGGATCGGTGTGCACCTGGAAAGTCACCACCACCCTGCCTGCTGGAGCCATCCAGTTCAAGTTCATCAAGAAACCCGGCGATGGTGGAGCCTCCCTCACCTGGGAAGGGGGCAGCAACCGCTCCTACACCGTACCCACCACCGGTCCTGTGACCTACAACGGTGGCAGCTGGCAACCCTGA
- a CDS encoding tetratricopeptide repeat protein: protein MQDIINRIEQVMQEDRFDLAFQILDEVYPKKSEPERAQLALLAAELYALHGPELSDEGLAALVSAAEMNEALVETPRFQVLRGFFLSYGEDTADAREDALLGLTADPVSRFFAACTLMNLGEDQQAREIMQVLPLDRMPNHLKWRFHAWYGKLLDQAGEMNPAGDHYREALRLVKVPWHQFVLSLDLANVLLARNDLQDAHKLLEYIAEHLEHAPDDQKLQYAYTIAQVFLNQGKYPEALKHIEEADRLEKELGDPSYGVALVYGQALMGLGRPQEALDHFQQALNLTETDATYCLHEMGIAHLDSDQPLEAVEHLQQVLRDPEYAYLPEAQADLADAEYRMGRLTEAQQLAEEALEQGAVVPASLVLGNIAMDYYHLDDALAHYQRVADTAAEGGREWLVAQQMLADILVQQGFQQPETILNHAEQALKFVDPSDDWYLTLQGYINRARDVLQQTDQRTLN, encoded by the coding sequence TTGCAAGACATCATCAATCGTATCGAACAGGTCATGCAGGAAGACCGTTTTGATCTGGCCTTTCAGATCCTCGATGAGGTGTACCCCAAAAAGAGTGAACCCGAGCGTGCCCAACTGGCCCTGCTCGCTGCTGAATTGTACGCCCTGCACGGCCCAGAGCTCTCCGATGAGGGACTTGCTGCTCTGGTCTCTGCCGCAGAAATGAATGAAGCTCTGGTGGAGACCCCCCGTTTTCAGGTGCTCAGGGGTTTTTTCCTGAGTTATGGTGAAGACACCGCCGATGCCAGAGAAGATGCTTTATTGGGTCTGACTGCTGATCCCGTTTCTCGTTTTTTTGCTGCATGCACCCTGATGAATCTGGGTGAGGACCAGCAGGCCCGTGAAATCATGCAGGTGTTGCCTCTGGACCGCATGCCCAATCACTTGAAGTGGCGTTTCCATGCGTGGTATGGGAAATTGCTGGATCAAGCAGGGGAGATGAATCCTGCTGGAGACCATTACCGCGAAGCCTTGCGTTTGGTGAAAGTGCCCTGGCACCAGTTTGTTCTGAGCCTCGATCTGGCCAATGTTTTGCTGGCCCGCAATGATCTGCAGGATGCCCACAAATTGCTGGAATACATTGCGGAACATCTGGAACATGCCCCTGATGACCAGAAGTTGCAGTACGCCTACACCATTGCGCAGGTGTTTTTGAATCAAGGGAAATACCCTGAGGCTTTGAAGCACATCGAAGAAGCAGACCGTCTGGAAAAAGAACTTGGAGATCCCAGTTATGGGGTGGCTCTGGTTTATGGGCAAGCCTTGATGGGTCTGGGACGGCCACAGGAGGCTCTGGACCATTTTCAACAGGCCCTGAATTTGACCGAAACAGATGCCACGTATTGCTTGCATGAGATGGGCATTGCCCATCTGGACAGCGATCAGCCCCTGGAAGCTGTTGAGCATCTGCAACAGGTGCTGCGTGACCCTGAATATGCTTACCTGCCAGAGGCACAGGCAGACCTTGCAGATGCGGAATACCGCATGGGCCGCCTGACCGAAGCACAACAGTTGGCCGAAGAGGCTCTGGAACAGGGGGCTGTGGTGCCTGCCAGTCTGGTGCTCGGAAACATCGCCATGGATTACTACCATCTGGATGACGCTCTGGCCCATTATCAGCGTGTGGCAGACACTGCAGCGGAGGGAGGGCGTGAATGGTTGGTTGCCCAGCAAATGCTGGCTGACATTCTGGTCCAGCAAGGTTTCCAGCAGCCCGAGACCATCCTGAACCACGCAGAGCAGGCCCTGAAATTCGTTGATCCAAGCGATGATTGGTATTTGACATTGCAGGGGTACATCAACCGGGCCAGAGATGTGTTGCAACAGACAGACCAGCGCACCCTGAACTGA